A genomic window from Hyla sarda isolate aHylSar1 chromosome 8, aHylSar1.hap1, whole genome shotgun sequence includes:
- the LOC130284151 gene encoding uncharacterized protein LOC130284151: MELKGLGFVPLLLAFWCAAWLATSYIMTVVLGHAASPLMSISDVGNVFPESILFRIGFIGTSIGTLVLTFLIYKYMVMHTEEFRGHQVLIQRILLAIVWASCFSTAVMHVLSPEEYPRIHFVSTIISITCEALYYLGQSIQMYKLPGAKKVIHHSRCTCCGLTFVCVVFYFGYETLKELFHNDEDWDEIREIPIIIMEWVMLLLILINIVTYYSTMQRLLLTVSRNSCKLSLRVKIDDFGV; encoded by the exons atggagctaaaaggactggggttcgtccccctcctgttggcgttttggtgtgcggcctggcttgccaccagctacatcatgacggtcgtcctcggccatgctgcctcgccactgatgagcatcag tgacgtgggaaatgtctttcccgaaagcatattattcagaattggattcatagggacgtccattggcactttggtactaacctttcttatttataagtatatggttatgcatactgaagagttcaggggtcatcaggtcctaatccagaggatcctgctggccattgtgtgggcctcctgtttttccacagctgtcatgcatgtattgtcccccgaagaatatcccaggatacactttgtcagcacgataatttccattacatgtgaagccttatactaccttgggcagtccatccagatgtataaattaccaggagcaaaaaaagtcatccaccatagtagatgcacctgctgtggcctgacttttgtctgtgtagttttctattttggatatgaaacattaaaggaattattccataatgatgaagactgggacgagatccgtgaaatccccatcataatcatggagtgggtgatgcttctactgatcctgataaacatcgtgacctattattccaccatgcagaggttattgttgaccgtctccagaaacagctgcaaactctctcttagagtaaaaattgatgacttcggggtgtag